TTCGGGCGCAACAGGCAGCATTTGAGCGGTGCTCATGCGGGTGGCGGCCAGGGACTGGTGTCCATCGCGAAGCACCGTGTTATTGAAGAGAACAGTTTTGGAAATCATGAGTACATCATAATCACTCCACGTAATACTCGTCAATCTTTTATATCAGCTTTTCTAATGTTTAAAGGGCTATTAGAGCGATTCCCTTATCTCTGTAAAGCCTCACGCCATCGAGTTTGAGATAGTGAGATAGAGTAGGAGTAGGGTCAAGAGTAAGAGTAAGGTTGAGCAATCTTATTCGATCTCCATCTCTTTAGACCCCGCCCATGCCCAAATGCAGCATGGTCTCCAAAATCACGGCCAAAAAGTGTATCTCCAGCAGCGCCTGCCGCTTTTCCAGATCCTGCACCTTGTCCCAAGGCTGATCCATCTCATGTTCCCCAATGCCGTGCAACGCCGCCTGATAAATGCGGTGGTCGTTCAACACCACCATGAACGTCTCGCTCTGCTCCAGCGGAATTTGGAGAACCACCGGCTCTTCCGCGCCGGCTTCCTGCAAAAATTGAAGGCAGGTCCGGCACAAAGCGGCATTGCCGCTGCGAAACACCCGCAATTCTTCCACCCACAGTTCCACATCCTCCGCATCTTCAGGTTTTTCCCCAACCCCGGGCGGGTACCACGCGGCCGCTACCCTCGGGTCCATATCCCCGGGTTTCTGCGAATAATTTGTTATAATTTTTGACAGGATCTGCGCCAGGAAAGCGCGGTCCGGCGCAAACAGGACAAAGGAAAAGGACTTGTCGTCGCGGCTGATTTGCATCAGGCGTCTTTCCGTATGCCGGCCTTCAAACCGTATTGCTGGAGCTGGCGGCAATACAACTCGGCCTTTTCACGCGTCTCGCGCGCGACACAACTCTTGCCCTGATGATGGACTTCCAGCATGTGGCGGCGCGCGGTTTCGGCGGTAAAGCCGAGTACTTTTCGAAACACATGGACCACATAGCTCATCAGGTTGACCGGATCGTTCCAGACAATCACCAGCCACCCCTTTTCAAAGGCTTCCTGAAGCTCGGATTTTGCGGCCTTTCGGGTTTCAGGGGCTTCGACCCCGGACAATGCCGGTTTCCCGCGCGACATGTAAACGATTTCAGATTCCACTTGCATGGAGGAACGCCGCGCATGGCGCGCCAAAGACTATCGGATGATGGACTGCTCGCCCGAGAACTCTGAATCCACCTGCAACGGCTCAATATGGGCCGCAGCATCACTGGCGGTCTTCAGGGCGACATTAAGCGTGGCGGCAGCCTGTTGGGTGTAAAAACGCACCAGCCCAATGTTTGTTTTTTCGCCAAAAACCGTCAGCAGCAGGCAGTCAAAATGCAGGGACGTCATGAGGATGCTGATGGACGCCCCTTCGTGATACAAGGCGGTGAACTCATCTTCCCCGAGCCGTTTGGCCAATTCGCGGGTGGCCGCAAAAGAACCCGCGGCCAATGCGCTCAAGATGCTGACATCCAGGGCGCCAATCTTGCCGTACTCGGCGAAAAGGTTGCCCCCGCGGTCCACGAGGGCGGCCCACTGCGCCTCGGCCTTGTTTAAAAAATCCTTCAAATGGCCCTCAATGGCCATTTGATCTTCGACTGACAGCATTCCTATACCGGGCATGACGAACCTCGTTGTGCGGCTTGCAGTTTCACGATGCGGTTTGCGGCTTGGCGGATCCTGCCGATTTGGAGTATTTCGACAACAACAGGCGCGCCACTCCGTTCAAAGTCTCCAATACACCCTGACCGTTCTTGGCCGATGCCTCAAAGCACAGTACCCGGTTGGCGCGGTTGTTAAACGTATATTCCAGATAGTGTTGCGGGGCCGGGTTTTCAAGATCCCGCTTGTTGTATTGGAGCACATAGGGAATCTGCGCAAGGCTGAGATGATTTTCGATCAGATTTTCCTGAAGATTGGCGAAAGACTCCACATTCTCCTCCATCTTGTCCCAGTGAGAATCCACCACAAAGACAATCCCGTCAACGCCCTTCAAGACCAACTGGCGCGTGGTGTTGTAAACGGGCTGGCCGGGCACGGTGTAAAGCTGGAACCGGGTGTCGAAACCGGGCAAGGTTTGCGTATTCAAGCTCAGGAAGTCGAAAAACAGAGTGCGATCCGCATCCGTCGCCAGCGAAACCAGTTCGCCCTTTTGCGTGCTCTGGATACCGCCGTGCAAATTCACCAGATTCGTCGTCTTGCCGCACAGGGCGCAGCCATAATAGACGATCTTCAGTTGAATTTCGCGTTTTGAGTAGTTGATGAAAGCCATAGTCTCTGTTTTGACCGGTTTTAAACTGTTTTTTTGCTGGTGGCAATTTCCTTCAAAACCTGACGGATGATCTTGCTGTACCATGGCGGAACATTCGCCTCCCGGTGAAGCAGGATAAAGTAAACATCGTCATACCGGTAAATAAAGGTGCTGGCCCCGCCCGCAGGCACATGAACCTCCTCCGCCTCCGCCATGCCGAGGTCGGTAAAAAGCTCATTCACGCGCGCCAGGATCTTGGGCGCAAACGCGGAGAGCGACTGGGCAAATCCCCTGTCCTCAGTTTCGGAAGTGATCGGCAGGCCGTCTTTTCCTGCAATGATGCAACCCAACACACCCGGCCAGCGGCGGATCTGGCCGACCACATCCTTCAGTTTGATATCCTCATGCAGCGGAACCCCCAGCAAATTATTAACAGTCGGGGAAAGGCTGATAAAATGCAGGCGCTGGGTACGGCTGGCTTCCTTCTTGATGGAGGAAGATGCACTATGCGCCGGCTGGGGTATTGCGGGAAAAATAGGCAGGGCAGGCGTCATCTTGCCCTCTGGCACCGGGGGAGCTGATTCAGCCTCCCACAGACGGGGCTGCATGACTTTTACGAAACCCTGGCCTTGGGATTTCGCCGGTTCATTTAAAAATGGCACGGGCACGGGCCGCGTTGGCATGCTCAGGGCGCTTTCCAGAGGGGGCAACTTGCCGGCCAGCGTCCCCTTGGGAGGCGGAATCGTCGCTTCCCGGCCTTCAATGCCGGAAATTCCAGTTTCCTCAACCCGGACAGGAAACTGCAGGGTTTTTCCGCTCAAGTCAAAGGCGGGGACTGGAGGCTCTAATGATGGGCTAGGAATCGCGGGCGCTTCCTCGGGTTGCACGCGGACGGCGGCTTCCTGTTCCGCCTGAGCATTCAACTCCGCCAATGCATTGGCCCAGTCAATCTCCCCTGTGGTCGGCGCGACAGCCGTGGCAGGCGCTTCCTGAGTTGCTGGAGTCGGCCCGGAATCATAAACTTCTTCCTGCGGAGGTTCAACGGACGCGGCGATCTCTTCAATGGACGGCTCCGGCGCGGGCTCTGCAGCACCCAATGCCTCCCTTT
The nucleotide sequence above comes from Candidatus Methylacidiphilales bacterium. Encoded proteins:
- the clpS gene encoding ATP-dependent Clp protease adapter ClpS; this translates as MQVESEIVYMSRGKPALSGVEAPETRKAAKSELQEAFEKGWLVIVWNDPVNLMSYVVHVFRKVLGFTAETARRHMLEVHHQGKSCVARETREKAELYCRQLQQYGLKAGIRKDA
- a CDS encoding GTPase domain-containing protein translates to MAFINYSKREIQLKIVYYGCALCGKTTNLVNLHGGIQSTQKGELVSLATDADRTLFFDFLSLNTQTLPGFDTRFQLYTVPGQPVYNTTRQLVLKGVDGIVFVVDSHWDKMEENVESFANLQENLIENHLSLAQIPYVLQYNKRDLENPAPQHYLEYTFNNRANRVLCFEASAKNGQGVLETLNGVARLLLSKYSKSAGSAKPQTAS
- a CDS encoding roadblock/LC7 domain-containing protein, which encodes MPGIGMLSVEDQMAIEGHLKDFLNKAEAQWAALVDRGGNLFAEYGKIGALDVSILSALAAGSFAATRELAKRLGEDEFTALYHEGASISILMTSLHFDCLLLTVFGEKTNIGLVRFYTQQAAATLNVALKTASDAAAHIEPLQVDSEFSGEQSIIR